One stretch of Holophagaceae bacterium DNA includes these proteins:
- a CDS encoding type I restriction enzyme HsdR N-terminal domain-containing protein, whose protein sequence is MDFIDQLRLIASRIPSQAGHLLTEEATKNALVLPFIKALGFDVFDPVEVRPELTADVGVKKGEKVDYAILREGKPIIIMECKKYGTDLRKIQATQLFRYFTVTETRFGVLTNGTHYFFFTDLDQPNMMDSKPFLEFNMLDFKEQDAEELKKFTKTTFDIPNILSTATDLKYTKEIQRVLNEQINNPTEEFVRLLAGKVYSGRMTQVVKDQFSQLTKRAFQQLVNDKINDRLKVALADSSPIPTEPAEPVMPPQEEEKIATTPEEWEAFYIIRAILREVLDPKRVAIRDAQSYCAVLFDDNNRKPICRFYFNTKQKVVGVFDANKVETKTAISDLTDLYQLIESLKAVANFYGNGQQ, encoded by the coding sequence ATGGATTTCATCGATCAGCTACGGCTAATTGCTTCGCGCATTCCAAGCCAGGCAGGACATCTCCTAACCGAAGAAGCAACCAAGAACGCATTGGTACTGCCCTTCATTAAGGCGCTAGGGTTTGATGTTTTCGACCCGGTGGAAGTCCGCCCTGAACTCACTGCTGATGTGGGCGTAAAGAAGGGCGAGAAGGTGGATTACGCCATTCTTCGGGAGGGTAAGCCCATCATCATTATGGAGTGCAAGAAGTACGGGACTGACCTCCGAAAAATTCAGGCAACGCAACTGTTTAGATACTTCACAGTCACAGAAACCAGATTTGGAGTTCTCACGAATGGAACTCATTATTTCTTTTTCACTGATCTTGATCAACCCAACATGATGGACAGCAAACCCTTCCTAGAATTCAATATGCTGGATTTCAAGGAACAAGATGCCGAGGAACTCAAGAAATTCACAAAAACCACCTTTGACATTCCCAATATTCTCTCGACCGCAACAGACCTGAAATACACGAAGGAAATCCAACGTGTACTCAACGAACAGATTAATAATCCGACAGAAGAATTTGTTCGGCTGTTGGCAGGGAAGGTCTATAGCGGCCGGATGACCCAGGTCGTGAAGGATCAATTCTCTCAGCTTACAAAGCGGGCTTTTCAACAGTTGGTCAACGACAAGATCAACGACCGACTAAAGGTTGCCCTTGCTGATAGCAGTCCAATTCCGACTGAGCCTGCTGAACCAGTCATGCCACCTCAGGAGGAGGAGAAGATCGCTACCACACCCGAAGAGTGGGAAGCCTTCTACATCATTCGTGCGATCCTTCGGGAGGTATTAGACCCAAAACGTGTAGCAATTCGGGATGCTCAAAGCTACTGCGCCGTGCTTTTTGATGACAACAATCGGAAGCCGATTTGCCGGTTCTACTTCAACACTAAACAAAAGGTAGTAGGAGTCTTTGACGCCAATAAAGTCGAAACCAAAACGGCGATTAGCGATCTCACGGACCTTTATCAATTGATTGAGAGCCTGAAGGCTGTTGCCAACTTTTACGGTAATGGACAACAGTAG
- a CDS encoding SUF system NifU family Fe-S cluster assembly protein produces MASDPRELYQQVIIEHNKKPRNFGKLDPCTHHADGQNPLCGDELQLTLNIRDGLIEDIKFEGHGCAIDVASASLMTGAVKGKNIVEAEAMAEQFRSMVRGELDPSTEANLLGKLALFQGVKDLPSRVKCAVLPWATLHSALKGEATVSTE; encoded by the coding sequence ATGGCCAGCGATCCCCGCGAGCTCTATCAACAGGTCATCATCGAGCACAACAAGAAGCCGCGGAATTTCGGCAAGCTGGATCCTTGCACCCACCACGCCGACGGCCAGAATCCGCTCTGCGGCGACGAGCTGCAGCTCACCCTCAATATCCGGGACGGACTGATCGAAGATATCAAGTTCGAAGGCCATGGCTGCGCCATCGACGTGGCTTCGGCATCCCTCATGACCGGCGCCGTCAAAGGGAAGAACATCGTGGAAGCCGAGGCCATGGCCGAGCAATTCCGCTCCATGGTGCGGGGCGAGCTGGACCCCTCGACCGAGGCGAACCTCCTGGGAAAACTCGCGCTGTTCCAGGGCGTGAAGGACCTCCCGAGCCGGGTCAAGTGCGCCGTGCTCCCCTGGGCCACGCTGCACTCCGCACTCAAGGGCGAAGCGACTGTGAGCACGGAGTAA
- the mce gene encoding methylmalonyl-CoA epimerase, protein MKLLRINHLGIATTGLAEAMARMARLFEMEADHLEEVPEQKVTTAFYPVGEASLEFLESIDADGPIGKFIAKRGPGIHHVCFEVDDIEAAVKMLVAKGVRMIDEKPRNGAHGCRVAFIHPNETGGVLMELAQSSPKS, encoded by the coding sequence ATGAAACTGCTGCGCATCAACCACCTGGGCATCGCCACCACCGGGCTCGCCGAGGCCATGGCCCGCATGGCGCGGCTGTTCGAAATGGAGGCCGATCACCTGGAAGAGGTGCCAGAACAGAAAGTGACGACCGCGTTTTATCCGGTGGGGGAAGCCAGCCTGGAATTCCTGGAAAGCATCGATGCCGACGGCCCCATCGGCAAGTTCATCGCCAAGCGCGGTCCTGGCATCCACCACGTCTGTTTCGAAGTGGACGATATCGAAGCCGCAGTCAAAATGCTCGTGGCCAAGGGCGTCCGCATGATTGATGAGAAGCCCAGAAACGGCGCCCACGGCTGCCGTGTGGCGTTCATCCATCCCAACGAAACCGGCGGCGTGCTGATGGAGTTGGCGCAGTCGAGTCCCAAGTCCTAA
- a CDS encoding NifU family protein: MPKIAEIEYTPNPNAVKFLLKEPVALGFPKSFPSAEIAANDDLAKALFDMGSVVSVFMQDKWLTVTKTEDVKWSDLLPKLATPIRAAASINGLNGQANEAAAKREFNKINDQNDEILKKVQAILEESILPALAADGGGLEIVGRVEKQVMIRYQGACNSCPSSLTGTLAAIEGMLQKEIDPELVVISV, encoded by the coding sequence ATGCCTAAGATCGCCGAGATCGAATACACGCCCAACCCCAACGCGGTGAAATTCCTATTGAAGGAACCCGTGGCCCTGGGATTTCCGAAGAGCTTTCCCAGCGCTGAGATCGCTGCGAACGATGACCTGGCCAAGGCCCTGTTCGACATGGGCAGCGTGGTGTCGGTCTTCATGCAGGACAAATGGCTCACGGTGACCAAGACCGAGGACGTGAAGTGGTCGGACCTGCTGCCCAAGCTCGCCACTCCCATCCGCGCCGCCGCGAGCATCAATGGATTGAATGGGCAAGCCAATGAAGCCGCCGCCAAACGCGAGTTCAACAAGATCAACGACCAGAACGACGAGATCCTGAAAAAGGTCCAGGCCATTCTGGAAGAAAGCATCCTCCCCGCCCTGGCGGCCGATGGAGGCGGCCTGGAGATCGTGGGCCGGGTAGAGAAGCAGGTGATGATCCGCTACCAGGGCGCCTGCAATTCCTGCCCCAGCTCCCTGACCGGCACCCTGGCCGCCATCGAGGGGATGCTGCAGAAGGAGATCGATCCTGAACTGGTGGTGATATCGGTTTAG
- a CDS encoding peptidylprolyl isomerase, producing MKALFRCLALSALALPVFAQIPSPAPAKPRVRLATNYGAMVLELESGAAPRTVENFLAYVKKGHYAGTIFHRVIPGFMIQGGGLAEDMSEKACGAPVKNEAPQSFKAGLKNVKGALAMARTADPDSATAQFFINTADNGSLDFKQEGAEGIGYCVFGRVVEGMEVALKIEQVKTGWKKGQANVPDYPVRIKSAEVLDGK from the coding sequence ATGAAAGCGTTGTTCCGTTGTCTGGCTCTGTCCGCTCTCGCCCTGCCGGTTTTTGCGCAGATCCCTTCCCCGGCCCCGGCCAAACCCCGCGTGCGGCTGGCCACCAACTACGGCGCCATGGTGCTGGAACTGGAGTCCGGCGCGGCTCCGCGCACGGTGGAGAACTTCCTCGCCTATGTGAAAAAAGGCCACTACGCCGGCACCATTTTCCACCGTGTGATCCCGGGCTTCATGATCCAGGGCGGCGGGCTCGCCGAGGACATGAGCGAGAAGGCCTGCGGCGCGCCCGTGAAAAACGAGGCGCCCCAGAGTTTCAAGGCGGGCCTGAAGAACGTCAAAGGCGCGTTGGCCATGGCCCGGACGGCGGATCCGGACAGCGCCACGGCGCAGTTCTTCATCAATACGGCGGACAATGGTTCGCTGGATTTCAAGCAGGAGGGCGCCGAGGGCATCGGCTACTGCGTGTTCGGCCGGGTGGTCGAGGGCATGGAGGTGGCCCTGAAGATCGAGCAGGTGAAGACAGGCTGGAAGAAAGGCCAGGCCAACGTCCCGGACTATCCGGTGCGGATCAAATCCGCCGAGGTCCTGGACGGCAAATGA
- a CDS encoding hemolysin III family protein produces the protein MESTIEQPARRSFSEQTKLELANSITHGVGAGLAIAALVLLVVFASLRGTARHIVGGSIFGSMLVVLYTMSTLYHSFRGPRVKTVFKVLDHSAIFLLIAGTYTPFCLATLRGAWGWTLFGLVWGLAALGITFKAVFIHRMEFLSLAIYLLMGWIAVIAIKPLWQSLSPGGLAWLFGGGLCYTAGAGFYAWHKLRFHHAIWHLWVVAGSICHFFAVLWHVIPAPR, from the coding sequence ATGGAGAGCACCATCGAGCAGCCGGCACGCCGGAGCTTTTCTGAACAGACCAAGCTGGAACTGGCCAACAGCATCACCCACGGCGTCGGCGCGGGCCTGGCCATCGCCGCCCTAGTGTTGCTGGTGGTCTTCGCCAGCCTGCGCGGCACGGCACGGCATATCGTGGGCGGCAGCATTTTCGGCTCGATGCTGGTGGTGCTGTACACCATGTCGACGCTCTACCATTCCTTCCGGGGCCCCCGGGTGAAAACCGTTTTCAAGGTGCTGGACCACAGCGCGATCTTCCTCCTCATCGCCGGGACCTACACGCCCTTCTGCCTGGCCACCCTGCGGGGCGCCTGGGGCTGGACGCTGTTCGGACTGGTTTGGGGCCTCGCAGCCCTGGGCATCACCTTCAAGGCGGTTTTCATCCACCGCATGGAATTCCTGAGCCTGGCCATCTACCTGCTCATGGGCTGGATCGCGGTCATCGCCATCAAGCCCCTGTGGCAAAGCCTGTCGCCGGGCGGGCTCGCGTGGCTCTTCGGCGGCGGCCTCTGCTACACCGCCGGAGCCGGATTCTACGCGTGGCACAAGCTGCGCTTCCACCACGCCATCTGGCACCTGTGGGTGGTGGCCGGGAGCATCTGCCATTTTTTCGCAGTGCTCTGGCACGTGATCCCGGCCCCGCGGTGA
- a CDS encoding prepilin peptidase → MMMPALDYPTWFLALMIAPFGLAAGSFANVLIYRLPLDEPEDRNVVTKGSHCPSCKARIKPWHNIPVFAWLLLRGKCAACGWKIPGRYPLVELLGGLIFAASVYVFPVGSLIWFKGLLCAFALLVLFFTDYTEFFLPDVLQFPLMAIGVAFTVPQMFWPNETVTVLIGDHQFLRAELFHNGLQMSPLWSLFGEAVTWKSSLIGLAAGYGGPTAINAVYRLIRKTDGLGMGDFKMLAWLGAFWGWAPMLGIFFGGALLLTAFALPGLLTRRLKGQSMLPFGCFLALATFPVVFYGPAMWGWYLGTMVK, encoded by the coding sequence ATGATGATGCCGGCCCTTGATTATCCCACCTGGTTCCTGGCGCTGATGATCGCGCCCTTCGGCCTGGCGGCCGGTTCCTTCGCCAATGTCCTGATCTACCGGCTCCCGCTCGATGAACCCGAGGACCGCAATGTGGTCACCAAGGGCAGCCATTGTCCCAGCTGCAAGGCCCGGATCAAGCCTTGGCACAACATCCCGGTGTTCGCCTGGCTCCTGTTGCGGGGCAAGTGCGCGGCCTGCGGCTGGAAGATCCCCGGCCGCTATCCACTGGTGGAGCTGCTCGGCGGGTTGATCTTCGCCGCGTCGGTCTATGTATTCCCCGTGGGATCGCTGATCTGGTTCAAGGGGCTGCTCTGCGCCTTCGCGCTGCTGGTGCTGTTCTTCACGGACTACACGGAATTCTTCCTGCCGGACGTGCTCCAGTTCCCGTTGATGGCCATTGGCGTGGCATTCACGGTGCCGCAGATGTTCTGGCCCAACGAAACGGTGACGGTGCTCATCGGCGACCATCAGTTCCTGCGGGCGGAGCTCTTCCACAACGGACTCCAGATGTCGCCGCTCTGGTCCCTGTTCGGTGAAGCTGTGACCTGGAAGAGCAGCCTCATCGGCCTGGCGGCCGGCTATGGGGGGCCGACGGCCATCAACGCGGTCTACAGGCTCATCCGCAAGACCGACGGCCTGGGCATGGGCGATTTCAAGATGCTCGCCTGGCTGGGCGCCTTCTGGGGCTGGGCCCCCATGCTGGGCATCTTCTTCGGCGGCGCGCTGCTGCTCACCGCGTTCGCCCTGCCCGGACTGCTCACCCGCCGCCTGAAGGGACAGAGCATGCTGCCCTTCGGCTGTTTTCTTGCGCTGGCGACGTTTCCAGTGGTGTTCTATGGGCCAGCGATGTGGGGTTGGTATCTGGGGACGATGGTGAAGTGA
- a CDS encoding 30S ribosomal protein S1: protein MSKLEEIIRGNASKRMGSINVLDATQLDDSSPEATEFLAALQGETRGLKEDAVVRGHVVEIRGKDVIIDIGYKGSGTVNIDEFNNPDGTVGVAVGDVVEVLLEYLEDANGNVRLSRERAEKMKIWDEVEKAFRSNMTVHGVVLEKVKGGLAVDIGIRAFLPGSQVDTKPARNLDPFIGKSFDMKVIKVNRRRGNIVLSRKLFLETISASMKEETLSGLEEGKLVEGTVKNITEYGAFVDLGGVDGLLHITDMSWGRLNHPSEMFQVGDKVEVAILKYDKDTERVSLGYKQKFPDPWLTVEERFPVQANVKGKVVSITDYGAFVELEPGVEGLVHVSEMSWTKKVKSAKGMVNLGDQVEAIILQVDPENRRISLGMKQITPNPWMAIAEKYQPGMIVTGVVRNITEFGAFVELEDGIDGLIHVSDFSWTKKIKHPNELVKKGDEVTAKVLNLDPLAQRMSLSVKHMEPNVWEIFFESHNVGDTLEGKIARLTDFGAFVDLGDGIEGLVHVSELSRKRVEDIQKEYHAGQDLTMKIVKLDPTERRIGLSVKQLEMDAERGDMDAAKANAPAFKKATLADAFNKAERED, encoded by the coding sequence ATGTCCAAGTTAGAAGAAATCATCAGGGGCAATGCGTCTAAACGCATGGGCAGCATCAACGTGCTGGACGCGACTCAGCTGGACGACAGCTCTCCGGAGGCCACCGAATTCCTGGCGGCCCTGCAGGGCGAAACCCGCGGCCTCAAAGAAGACGCGGTGGTGCGCGGCCATGTCGTGGAGATCCGCGGCAAGGACGTCATCATCGACATCGGCTACAAGGGGTCGGGCACCGTCAACATCGACGAGTTCAACAACCCTGACGGCACCGTGGGTGTCGCTGTGGGCGATGTGGTCGAAGTGCTGCTCGAGTACCTGGAGGACGCCAACGGCAACGTGCGCCTTTCCCGCGAGCGCGCCGAGAAGATGAAGATCTGGGACGAGGTCGAAAAGGCCTTCCGTTCCAACATGACCGTGCACGGCGTCGTGCTGGAGAAGGTCAAGGGCGGCCTGGCCGTGGACATCGGCATCCGCGCCTTCCTGCCCGGTTCGCAGGTGGACACCAAGCCCGCCCGCAACCTGGATCCGTTCATCGGCAAGTCCTTCGACATGAAGGTCATCAAGGTCAACCGCCGCCGCGGCAACATCGTCCTTTCCCGCAAGCTGTTCCTGGAGACCATCAGCGCCTCCATGAAGGAAGAGACCCTTTCGGGCCTCGAAGAAGGCAAGCTCGTGGAAGGCACCGTCAAGAACATCACCGAATACGGCGCCTTCGTGGACCTGGGCGGCGTGGACGGCCTGCTGCACATCACGGACATGTCCTGGGGCCGGCTCAACCACCCCAGCGAAATGTTCCAGGTGGGCGACAAGGTCGAGGTCGCCATCCTCAAGTACGACAAGGACACCGAGCGCGTGTCCCTGGGCTACAAGCAGAAGTTCCCGGATCCCTGGCTCACGGTCGAGGAGCGCTTCCCCGTCCAGGCCAACGTCAAGGGCAAGGTGGTCTCCATCACGGACTACGGCGCGTTCGTCGAGCTGGAGCCCGGTGTTGAAGGCCTGGTGCATGTCTCCGAGATGAGCTGGACCAAGAAGGTCAAGTCCGCCAAGGGCATGGTCAACCTGGGCGACCAGGTGGAAGCCATCATCCTGCAGGTGGATCCCGAGAACCGCCGCATCTCCTTGGGCATGAAGCAGATCACGCCGAATCCCTGGATGGCCATCGCCGAGAAATACCAGCCCGGCATGATCGTCACGGGCGTCGTGCGCAACATCACCGAGTTCGGCGCCTTTGTGGAACTGGAAGACGGCATCGACGGCCTGATCCATGTGTCCGACTTCAGCTGGACCAAGAAGATCAAGCATCCCAATGAGCTGGTGAAGAAGGGCGACGAAGTCACCGCCAAGGTCCTGAACCTGGATCCCCTGGCCCAGCGCATGAGCCTGAGCGTCAAGCACATGGAACCCAATGTCTGGGAGATTTTCTTCGAAAGCCACAATGTCGGCGATACCCTCGAAGGCAAGATCGCCCGCCTCACGGACTTCGGCGCTTTCGTGGACCTGGGCGATGGGATCGAAGGCCTGGTGCACGTCTCCGAGCTTTCCCGCAAGCGCGTGGAGGACATCCAGAAGGAATACCACGCGGGCCAGGACCTCACCATGAAGATCGTGAAGCTCGATCCCACCGAGCGGCGCATCGGCCTCTCCGTCAAACAACTGGAGATGGACGCCGAGCGCGGCGACATGGATGCCGCCAAAGCCAACGCCCCTGCCTTCAAAAAGGCCACCCTGGCCGACGCCTTCAACAAGGCGGAACGCGAAGACTAA
- the ggt gene encoding gamma-glutamyltransferase: MLRAWFACLLCFGLVSLGAGVPVQTPKGMVVCQNRLAAEIGAKVLQDGGSAVDAAVATAFALAVVHPIAGNIGGGGFLVARDGNGKAMSYDFREMAPKGASPKMFLEDGGYSDKLHHESHLSVGVPGTVAGLHLAWKERGKLPWSRLVAPAIRLADEGFPVSETLSASLKKFLPEFLNYPATVAAFTKNGSPFEAGDLLRQPDLARSLRRISAQGPAGFYRGETARLLLAEIKRGGGIIKASDLRAYRAKRRRPAQGRYRGFDIIAMPPPSSGGIALIEMLNVLEGYDLGGMGAGSPETAHLVAESMRRAFRDRALYLGDPDFNTAIPVGRLLSKSYAAELRKGIAPDRATASSLMGFQPNEYNREHEQTTHISVVDASRNAVGLTYTLEDNYGSKILVPGAGFLLNNEMGDFNAQPGLTDATGKIGTQPNLARPLQRPLSSMCPAILARDGKLSMVTGSPGGRTIISTVLESVLNVVDFGMDAQAAVDAPRFHHQWLPDRIQIEPEAVYQKGFLEALKAKGHVLSLREGRQGAAQVIVLIDGVLSGGADSTRWADSAAVAQ, encoded by the coding sequence ATGCTCCGCGCCTGGTTCGCCTGCCTTCTCTGCTTCGGTCTGGTTTCCCTTGGCGCGGGTGTGCCGGTCCAGACCCCGAAGGGAATGGTGGTCTGCCAGAACCGCCTTGCGGCGGAAATCGGGGCCAAGGTCTTGCAGGACGGCGGCAGCGCTGTGGATGCGGCGGTGGCAACGGCCTTCGCGCTGGCCGTGGTGCATCCCATCGCGGGAAATATAGGCGGTGGCGGCTTCCTGGTGGCGCGGGACGGAAATGGCAAGGCCATGAGCTATGACTTCCGGGAGATGGCGCCAAAGGGCGCTTCGCCCAAGATGTTTCTCGAAGATGGCGGCTACAGCGACAAGCTGCACCACGAGTCCCACCTTTCCGTGGGAGTGCCGGGCACGGTGGCCGGGCTGCATCTCGCCTGGAAGGAGCGGGGGAAACTGCCCTGGAGCCGCTTGGTGGCACCCGCCATCCGGTTGGCGGACGAGGGGTTCCCGGTAAGCGAAACGCTGAGCGCATCCCTCAAGAAATTCCTCCCGGAATTTCTGAACTACCCCGCGACGGTTGCCGCGTTCACGAAAAATGGGAGCCCGTTCGAGGCGGGGGATCTATTGCGGCAGCCGGACCTGGCCAGGAGCCTGCGCCGCATCTCGGCGCAGGGGCCCGCGGGGTTCTACCGGGGAGAAACTGCGCGGTTGCTCCTTGCTGAAATAAAACGGGGCGGCGGGATCATCAAGGCTTCGGATCTGCGGGCCTATAGGGCGAAACGGCGGCGACCCGCGCAGGGCCGCTACCGCGGCTTCGACATCATCGCCATGCCGCCCCCCAGCTCTGGAGGCATCGCGCTCATCGAGATGCTGAACGTGCTGGAAGGTTATGACCTTGGCGGCATGGGCGCGGGTTCGCCGGAAACCGCGCATCTGGTGGCCGAATCCATGCGCCGCGCCTTCAGGGACCGGGCGCTTTACCTGGGGGATCCGGACTTCAATACCGCGATCCCCGTTGGCAGGCTCCTGTCCAAAAGCTACGCGGCGGAGCTTCGGAAGGGCATTGCTCCGGACCGCGCCACGGCATCTTCGCTGATGGGATTTCAACCGAATGAATACAACCGGGAGCATGAGCAGACCACTCACATCTCCGTGGTGGACGCGTCCCGCAACGCTGTGGGCCTGACCTATACGCTCGAAGATAATTACGGCTCCAAGATCCTGGTGCCCGGCGCGGGATTTCTGCTGAACAACGAGATGGGCGATTTCAATGCACAGCCTGGGCTCACCGATGCCACCGGAAAGATCGGCACTCAGCCGAATCTTGCGAGGCCGCTCCAGCGGCCACTCTCCAGCATGTGCCCCGCCATCCTGGCCAGGGACGGGAAGCTGTCCATGGTCACGGGCAGCCCCGGCGGCCGCACCATCATCAGCACCGTGCTCGAATCGGTGCTTAATGTCGTGGACTTCGGGATGGACGCCCAAGCCGCGGTGGACGCGCCCCGGTTCCATCACCAGTGGCTGCCGGACCGCATTCAAATCGAGCCTGAAGCTGTCTACCAGAAGGGTTTCTTGGAAGCATTGAAAGCGAAAGGCCACGTCCTTTCCCTGCGCGAGGGGCGGCAGGGCGCGGCCCAGGTCATCGTGTTGATCGATGGCGTCCTTTCAGGTGGCGCGGACTCGACCCGGTGGGCGGATTCAGCGGCAGTAGCCCAGTAG
- a CDS encoding methyltransferase domain-containing protein, producing MSPSTPEYWRQVYDEEPRPGWDLDGPSPVLAELLEAAAAQDIALGGKIAVPGCGFGHDAAELARRGFRVTAFDFAAPAIEGAKARYGDAVAWRLEDWFTTLEGPFDHIFDHTCFVAMEPARRKDFLDICAGRLRPSGLWLAVLFDDTQGRPGPPFQIAMDEIQDLAAARFEVLHHARAAQSHPRRAGREFLVIGRRKK from the coding sequence ATGAGCCCTTCCACACCCGAGTACTGGCGGCAAGTCTACGATGAGGAGCCCCGGCCTGGCTGGGATCTGGATGGTCCATCGCCCGTGTTGGCGGAGCTTCTGGAGGCAGCCGCCGCCCAGGACATCGCCCTTGGCGGCAAAATCGCGGTGCCGGGCTGCGGGTTCGGCCATGATGCGGCGGAGTTGGCGCGGCGGGGCTTCCGGGTCACGGCCTTCGATTTCGCAGCTCCCGCCATTGAAGGCGCCAAAGCCCGGTACGGCGACGCGGTGGCCTGGCGCCTGGAGGATTGGTTCACCACGCTGGAAGGCCCCTTCGATCACATCTTCGACCACACCTGTTTCGTGGCCATGGAACCAGCGCGGCGCAAAGACTTTCTGGACATTTGCGCCGGCCGGCTGAGGCCCTCGGGCCTCTGGCTGGCGGTCCTCTTCGACGACACGCAAGGGCGACCTGGTCCGCCTTTCCAGATCGCCATGGACGAGATCCAGGACCTTGCCGCGGCCCGTTTCGAGGTGCTGCATCATGCGCGCGCCGCGCAAAGCCATCCCCGGCGGGCCGGGCGGGAATTCCTGGTCATCGGCCGGCGAAAAAAATGA
- a CDS encoding type I restriction enzyme HsdR N-terminal domain-containing protein — MLTGLEEELFEAAILALKDSIITAPKKLRRMRLRSLLNKFSFKIRTADRLQRLTKAFGAVGILTQPPLLDCGRDAWVFLSILQPVAQHEPGPDPMDPWFEEISKKEFATEKEVEIRFIVPLLERLGYTEDDRADGFPIEIIVGSKRTVAEADFVLFGGRNRSMNNALLVIEAKRTTKRVKDHVSQARSYAMFMGTPYYMVTNGDDILVFCYQSPLEADHQVFSGQRITLRDSFQELFEIIGKPHAAAKNIERRTRRN; from the coding sequence ATGCTGACGGGACTGGAAGAAGAGCTTTTTGAAGCAGCAATCCTTGCCCTCAAGGATTCGATCATCACAGCACCAAAAAAGCTTCGCCGGATGCGGCTGAGGTCGCTCCTTAATAAATTTTCTTTCAAAATCCGCACAGCAGACCGCCTTCAACGCCTAACTAAGGCCTTTGGCGCAGTCGGGATTTTAACCCAACCACCCCTCCTGGATTGCGGCCGGGATGCATGGGTTTTCCTCTCGATTCTGCAACCAGTCGCACAACATGAGCCTGGACCAGACCCCATGGACCCCTGGTTTGAGGAGATTTCGAAAAAGGAATTCGCGACCGAAAAGGAAGTGGAGATTCGTTTTATTGTCCCGCTGCTCGAACGCTTGGGCTACACAGAAGATGATCGCGCAGATGGCTTTCCAATTGAGATCATCGTGGGATCAAAGCGAACCGTGGCAGAGGCTGATTTCGTGCTATTTGGTGGGCGAAATCGAAGCATGAACAACGCATTGCTAGTCATCGAGGCAAAGCGAACCACAAAACGAGTGAAGGACCATGTGAGCCAAGCCCGCAGCTATGCCATGTTCATGGGGACGCCCTACTACATGGTCACCAATGGGGATGATATTTTGGTCTTCTGTTACCAAAGCCCCTTAGAGGCTGATCACCAGGTTTTCAGTGGACAGCGAATAACACTGCGGGACAGCTTCCAAGAATTGTTCGAGATTATCGGAAAGCCTCATGCGGCTGCCAAGAACATTGAACGGCGCACTAGAAGGAATTGA
- a CDS encoding 1-acyl-sn-glycerol-3-phosphate acyltransferase, which yields MTAPRPFLRPLLVWIFGCPALAVAVCLAYLTALFRWSGAKGFWAIAPGYIRLMAWLFGIRRSLEGWEDLPLDIREGRQAAIFVGNHTSLLDPPLIIATLPSHPVFMAKRELAYVPFLGWVIWLADFIFINRSHRGEAIKSLALAAKRIHDGQSIAAFPEGTRSRTGELLPFKKGVFNLAWEAQVPMIPVAILGGRHILPADGWRVSPGPYHLRLGSPVSPRDFQNAEALRSALHDRVQALLKAP from the coding sequence ATGACCGCTCCCCGCCCTTTCCTCCGGCCCCTGCTGGTCTGGATCTTCGGCTGTCCGGCCCTGGCGGTGGCGGTTTGCCTGGCCTACCTGACGGCCCTCTTCCGCTGGAGCGGGGCCAAGGGCTTCTGGGCCATCGCGCCGGGCTATATCCGCTTGATGGCCTGGCTCTTTGGCATCCGGCGGAGCCTGGAAGGCTGGGAGGACCTGCCCTTGGACATCCGCGAAGGGCGCCAGGCGGCCATTTTCGTCGGCAACCACACCTCGCTGCTGGACCCGCCTCTGATCATCGCCACCCTGCCCTCGCATCCCGTGTTCATGGCCAAGCGCGAACTGGCCTATGTTCCCTTTTTGGGCTGGGTCATCTGGCTGGCGGACTTCATCTTCATCAACCGCAGCCATCGTGGGGAAGCGATCAAGTCCCTGGCCCTCGCGGCGAAGCGGATCCACGACGGGCAGAGCATCGCCGCCTTCCCGGAGGGCACGCGCAGCCGCACCGGAGAGCTGCTGCCTTTCAAGAAAGGGGTCTTCAACCTGGCCTGGGAGGCCCAGGTGCCAATGATTCCGGTGGCCATCCTGGGCGGGCGGCACATCCTTCCCGCCGACGGCTGGCGCGTGTCGCCCGGCCCCTACCACCTGCGCCTCGGCAGCCCCGTATCACCCAGAGATTTCCAAAATGCCGAAGCTCTGAGGTCGGCCCTGCATGACCGGGTTCAAGCGCTCTTGAAG